A genome region from Danio aesculapii chromosome 2, fDanAes4.1, whole genome shotgun sequence includes the following:
- the fitm1l gene encoding fat storage-inducing transmembrane protein 1, which produces MFLNSILVVITDLAAGLLGNTSFRRHFHLLLSALLLFGPLLSLWVSHYSVFAKRTHFLYRVFLRSGWGWTCIFVGSFVFVLSFSVRRSLTLSLRHLSRLAVAGGLWLGFRKLLCLLENATGSCYEPLSATLEMASGTNGEGQPLLLLREAETKETCVRSGMLWRGYEVSEDALLLCLCCLLLAEETAVFGPYLNLGGPSEAPLRILFLFCVLLLSLWVFLLLCLLAYFPEFPTQLLGGALGCLSWRALYQGWYRLGPSWYCPGRPGVGLLSTHCKQDELLETQTNAKEIS; this is translated from the exons ATGTTTCTAAATTCGATCCTTGTGGTCATTACTGACCTGGCAGCTGGACTTCTGGGCAACACATCATTTCGACGTCATTTCCACTTGCTGCTTTCGGCCTTGCTTTTGTTTGGGCCTCTCCTGAGTCTGTGGGTTTCCCATTATAGTGTCTTTGCCAAGAGGACTCACTTTCTGTACAG GGTTTTCCTGCGCTCAGGCTGGGGCTGGACCTGCATCTTTGTTGGCTCTTTTGTCTTCGTCCTCTCGTTCTCAGTACGCCGTTCGCTCACTCTTTCCCTGCGACACCTGTCTCGGTTAGCAGTGGCCGGTGGACTGTGGCTGGGCTTCCGAAAGCTGCTGTGCTTGCTGGAAAATGCCACCGGGAGCTGCTACGAGCCCCTCAGCGCCACTCTTGAAATGGCTTCAGGGACCAATGGAGAAGGTCAACCTTTACTGCTCCTACGTGAAGCAGAAACAAAGGAGACGTGCGTCCGCTCTGGCATGTTGTGGCGAGGCTACGAAGTATCTGAAGATGCCCTCCTGCTGTGTTTGTGCTGCCTGCTTCTGGCTGAGGAGACGGCAGTGTTTGGGCCCTACCTGAACCTGGGTGGACCCTCAGAAGCCCCGCTGCGCATCCTCTTCCTGTTCTGCGTCCTGCTGTTGAGTCTCTGGGTGTTCCTGCTGCTCTGCTTGCTGGCTTATTTCCCAGAATTTCCTACTCAGCTTTTAGGAGGTGCTTTGGGTTGTTTGAGCTGGAGAGCCCTGTATCAGGGCTGGTATCGACTTGGACCTAGTTGGTACTGTCCTGGGAGACCAGGGGTGGGACTTTTGTCGACCCATTGCAAACAGGATGAGTTATTAGAAACACAAACTAATGCTAAAGAGATCAGCTAA
- the mrpl34 gene encoding 39S ribosomal protein L34, mitochondrial isoform X1: MNTLRTAFLRFNGAQSLCCRNGAPSSIFSCSQLRSLSFVLSRSRPEHNTLNPKVEGAFQQPLWNHQQVRTVKRGTEYQPSNIKRKRTHGWIKRISTPGGIEVILRRMLKGRKSLTH, from the exons ATGAACACATTACGAACAGCTTTTTTGCGCTTTAATGGGGCACAGAGTTTGTGTTG CAGGAATGGCGCTCCCTCGTCGATATTCAGCTGCAGTCAGCTACGCTCTCTCAGTTTTGTCCTGTCGAGGTCAAGACCTGAGCATAACACTCTGAACCCCAAAGTTGAGGGAGCGTTTCAGCAGCCACTCTGGAACCATCAGCAGGTCCGCACAGTCAAACGCGGGACAGAATATCAGCCCAGCAACATCAAACGAAAGAGGACCCACGGCTGGATCAAAAGAATTAGCACTCCAGGTGGGATCGAAGTAATCCTGCGTCGAATGCTCAAAGGACGAAAATCTCTCACTCATTGA
- the trnau1apb gene encoding tRNA selenocysteine 1-associated protein 1-like produces the protein MFNRMTSLWMGDLDPYMDENFIKQAFSTMGETAFGVKIITHRVTGGSAGYCFVEMADEASVDRCVQRLNGKLVPGSNPPRKFKLNYATYGKRPEPGPEFSVFVGDLTSEVDDYQLHQFFLKKFPSCKGAKVVTDPYGNSRGYGFVKFSDENEQKKALEEFQNASGLGGKPIRISIAVNKGNKASTYHNQNNTYNTNYQQQYYQQPYNNYYPQWGYDQYSGYNYGYNPYAAPPPMMGPPPPMGMPPMPPDMQGSTEAHDGTEEVEEDPSEDPNPQVDVEELNRQYMERSEELYDSLMECHWLPMDTVTSDISMMNGS, from the exons ATGTTTAACAGAATGACAAGTTTGTGGATGGGTGAT TTAGACCCATACATGGACGAGAACTTCATTAAGCAAGCTTTCAGCACCATGGGAGAGACTGCATTTGGTGTCAAGATTATTACACATCGAGTTACTGG GGGCTCGGCTGGATACTGTTTTGTGGAGATGGCAGACGAGGCCAGTGTTGACCGCTGTGTGCAGAGGCTTAATGGGAAGCTGGTTCCAGGATCAAATCCG cCCAGGAAGTTCAAGCTAAACTATGCAACATATGGGAAAAGGCCAGAGCCTGG CCCAGAGTTCTCTGTCTTTGTTGGCGATCTCACATCAGAAGTGGATGACTACCAGCTACATCAGTTCTTTCTGAAAAAATTCCCTTCATGTAAAGGAGCTAAAGTTGTCACAGATCCTTATGGGAACTCCAG GGGTTATGGCTTCGTCAAGTTTAGCGATGAGAACGAACAGAAGAAAGCCCTTGAGGAGTTTCAGAACGCTTCGGGTCTGGGAGGAAAACCCATCAGGATAAGCATCGCCGTCAACAAAGG CAACAAAGCAAGCACTTACCACAACCAGAATAACACCTACAACACCAACTATCAGCAGCAGTACTATCAGCAGCCCTACAACAATTACTATCCGCAGTGGGGCTATGATCAGTACAGCGGTTACAACTACGGATATAACCCGTATGCGGCCCCTCCTCCGATGATGGGACCACCTCCACCCATGGGGATGCCCCCCATGCCCCCTGACATGCAGGGATCCACAGAG GCACACGATGGCACAGAGGAAGTTGAGGAGGACCCTTCTGAag ACCCAAACCCACAAGTGGATGTGGAGGAATTAAATAGGCAGTACATGGAGCGTAGTGAGGAGCTCTATGATTCGCTCATGGAGTGTCACTGGCTGCCAATGGACACTGTCACATCTGACATTTCTATGATGAATGGTTCGTGA
- the mrpl34 gene encoding 39S ribosomal protein L34, mitochondrial isoform X2: MNTLRTAFLRFNGAQSLCWNGAPSSIFSCSQLRSLSFVLSRSRPEHNTLNPKVEGAFQQPLWNHQQVRTVKRGTEYQPSNIKRKRTHGWIKRISTPGGIEVILRRMLKGRKSLTH; this comes from the exons ATGAACACATTACGAACAGCTTTTTTGCGCTTTAATGGGGCACAGAGTTTGTGTTG GAATGGCGCTCCCTCGTCGATATTCAGCTGCAGTCAGCTACGCTCTCTCAGTTTTGTCCTGTCGAGGTCAAGACCTGAGCATAACACTCTGAACCCCAAAGTTGAGGGAGCGTTTCAGCAGCCACTCTGGAACCATCAGCAGGTCCGCACAGTCAAACGCGGGACAGAATATCAGCCCAGCAACATCAAACGAAAGAGGACCCACGGCTGGATCAAAAGAATTAGCACTCCAGGTGGGATCGAAGTAATCCTGCGTCGAATGCTCAAAGGACGAAAATCTCTCACTCATTGA